The Rattus rattus isolate New Zealand chromosome 8, Rrattus_CSIRO_v1, whole genome shotgun sequence genome contains the following window.
cctcagaatgaaaggctggaaaacaactttccaagcaaatggtcagaagaagcaagctggagtagccattctaatagcaaataaaatcaacttttaaccaaacttcatcaaaaaagataaggaaggacacttcatatacattgaaggaaaaatccaccaagatgaactcacaatcctaaatatctgtgctccaaatgcaacagcacctacattcataaaagaaaccttactaaagctcaaataacagtatgcacctcacacaataatagtaggagattataacaccccactctaatcaatggacagattatggaaacagaaattaaacagagacataaagaaacaaacaaaaattatgaacaaaatggttttaacagatatttatagaacattccatcctaaattaAAAGGTTATACATCCTTCTCAGATccacatggtaccttctacaaagTTGACCAtaaaatctgtcacaaaacaggcctcaacagatacaggaagatagaaataatcccatcaatgacaacttggccaaggaaaaaagaaagaaagaaattaaagatttcttagaatgtaatgaaaatgtaggtacaacatacccaaacttatgggacataatgaatgaagtgctaagaggaaaactcatagctctgagtgactgcaaaaagaaacaggagagagcatacttCAGCAACATAACAGCatacctaaaacctctagaacaaaacgaaaaaaataaacccaagatgagtagaaggcattaattaattaaactctGGGCTGAATTGACAAAGTTGAAACACAAAgtttatacaaagaatcaacaaagccaggagctggttctttgagaaaatcaacaagaaagataaaaccttagccagactaaccagagggcacagagagcatccaaattaacaaaatcagaaatgaaaagagagacataacaatagaatcaaaggaaattcaaataataatcagatcctactataaaagcctatattcaataaaactggaaaatgtggaagaaatggacaattttctatataaataccaggtaccaaagttaaatgaggaacatataaaccatctaagcaatgccataactgctaaagaaatagaagcaattattaagtttcccaaccaaaaagtgcccaggaccagatggacttagtgcagaattctatcagaccttcatggaagaacTCATAACAGTACTGTCCAAagtcttccacaaaatagaaatggagcactaccaaattccttatacctaaaccacatgaagacacaacaaaaaaagagcactttagaccaatttccgtGGTGAATATTGAAacaaagatattcaataaaattcttgcaaaccaaatccaagaatacacaAAAATGATCATcaaacatgatcaagtaggtttcatcccagggattcagggatgatttaatatatggaaatccatccatGTAATTCACTACATAAACGCACTCAAAGAGAAGAagcacattatcatttcattaaatcctgagaaagcatttgacaaaattccatactccttcatgatagaagtcctggaaagatcaggaattcaaggcccatacataaacatagtaaaagcaatatatggcaaatCAGTAACTaacctcaaactaaatggagagaaacttgaagcattcccactaaactcagggagtagacaaggcttgccactctctccctacttagtcaatatagtactcctaagtcctagccagagcaatcagacaatgacagcaggtcaaaggaatacaaattagaaaggaagaagtcaaaatatcactatttgcagatgtgaTATTACACTTAAATGACCacagaagttccaccagaaaactactaagcctgataaacaacttcagcaaagtggctgggtataaaattaaatcaaacaaatcagtagccttcctctactcaaaggataaacaggctgagaaagaaattaaggaaatgatacccttaACATAagcccaaaaatataaaatgcctcgTTTTGACatcaaccaagcaagtgaaatacctGTATGACAATATGTCcaagcctctgaaaaaaaaaattgaagaagatctcagaagatggaaagaccgcccatgctgatggattggcaggattaatatagtaaaaatggccattttgaccaAAGACATCTCCAGGTTCAGTaaaatccccataaaaattccaactcaattctccatagaaatagaaatagcaatttaaaaattcatttggaataacaaaaagtccaggatagtgaaaattatgctcaacaataaaagaacttctgagacagtcaccatccctgacctcaagcagtattacagagcaagagtgataaaaactgtgtggtatttgtacaaagacagacaactgaatcagtggaatagaattgaagacccagaaatgaacttgtggtcacttgatctttgacaaaggagctaaaaccatccaatgaaaaaaagatagcatttttaagaaatcatgctagttcaacttgaggtcagcatgtagaagaatgcaagttgaccCATTCttacatacactcaaactaatagaagaaaacatggggaagagtcttgaacatatgtgtactggggaaaattttctgaccaaaacaccagtggcttatgctctaagatcaagaatctacacatgggagctcataaaactgcaatgcttctgtaagtcaaagctCAATGTCCTTAGGACAAACtggtggcaaccaacagattggtaaaagatctttaccaagcctacatctgatagagggctaatatccaaaatatacaaagaactcaagaagttaaactccagagagccaaataaccccattaaagatggggtacagagctaaacaaagaattcttagctgaggaatatggaatggctgaaaagcacctaaagaaatagtcaacatccttagtcatcaggaaaatgcaaatctaaacaaccctgagattccacctcataccaatcagaatggctaagattcaagcaacagcagatgctgatgaggatgtggataaagaggaacactcctccattgttggtgggattgcaaactggtacaagcactctggaaatcagtctggaggttcctcagaaaattggacattgaactacctgaggacccagctatacctctattgggcatatacccaaaagatgctctaacatacaacaaagacacatgctccactatgttcatggccgccttatttataatagccagaagctggaaagaacccagatgtccttcaaaagaggaatagatttagaaaatgtggcacatctacacaatggtatactactcagctatcaaaaacaatgacttcatgaaattcataggcaaatggattgaactagtaaatatcatcctgattgaggtaacccaattacaggaaaacactcatagtttgcacttactgataaatggatattatctcaaaagctcaaattacccaaggtgcaatccacagaccacatggatttcaagaaggatgaacaagattcagattcttcactccttcttaaaagggaaacaaaatatacataggagggtatatggaggccaagtttagagcagaaactgaaagaatggccactcagaacctgcctcacatgtggctcATCTATACACAGCCACAAAGAttagaaaagattgatgaagctaagaagtgcatgctttcaggaactggatatagatctctcctgagagacccaacCAGAGAATGTCAAATGCAGAGGAGAATGCTAGTGGTAAAcagctgaactgagaatgggacccccattggagcaattagtgaaaggatggaaagacctgaaggggcttgcaactttATAAGAACTACAATGTCAATCatccggagctcccagggactaaagcactacccgtacatgtactgacccagagctccaactgcgtatgtagctACTCATCCATAGAATTGTAATTAAGAAGAGCCCAAAATGAACTGAAATGTGTAGTAGAAGATAATCTTCATTACCCAGATCCTGTTCTAGACAGCTGGATTCTTataagtgtggacaatcctgagtgCTAgccaaggatggcattgtcaTGCACCTATGctagtagaagcccttggtcctgccaaagctcccaccctctacccagtgtagtggaatgttaTGGCTGGGAGGCAATAAGTGATGAGTGGATTTGTGGAGGAAAACATtcatagaagtaggaggagggggaacaggatagggtgtttatggacaggaaagtgggaaagcagataacatttgaaatgtaagtaaataagaTAAGTACAATAAAATCcataatttttattaagtttccATCATTGCACTCTATATACTAAACATATTTTCCAAAAGACTGAGGTGTTAAACATTGAGATTACCAAATCTTCTCACATCTGTAAACTCAACACCCAATAGACTGAGACAAAAGGATCTCAAGTTTGAAAACAACCTCTTATACATACTGAGATTGTAATGGGTTAATAAGAAGTGGTAGTGAGGCAAAGAGAATAAgaagagaaatttattttaaagagatgaaTTACAGTTGAATAACATTCAGATTTTCAAATGATCATTTGAATAtgactagaaaatgtcatcttttcTTTACGTTAATTAATGAAGAAAGTATGTTCATGGGAGAGAAagtagaagacattttttttctcacagacatcaattaaaaaaatagaaattatatatgATACTTTATATGGAAAATTTAGCTATGTACAAATTACTTTAATCATTCAATAAAATTTCACTTATGAAACCTCATATTGCTTCATTTAATTGAAATTATATGTATTAGTTTTGTATATCTTTGCAACGTGGAGGTCAGAACAGTACAATTAAGCTTTTTCCTGAGAAAGGAAGGGTTACATCTTTTTTAGTATATTAACTTTTGCCCTTTCTCTTCTAAACTATTATTAAGAGATCCTTAGAGATTTGAATAGTCTGGAACATAATTATTAGCTCTGTAAATAGAGCCTCAAAATTTCATAAATAACCACTTTCCCTTCCAGCTCTAGATTTTAACATTTCTCTTCCAGAATAACTCATATTTATGTTTCCTTCTCACATTTTCATCAGCCACATGGGAAGTGTCATTATTTACTGTTTTTCTACCAGTCCTGAACACAGAACTGGGCTATCATCACACCCCTGGCAAGAGTGAAAGAGTGTATCAGTCACTTGTGGTCATTGTCAGGTGGAAATAATTTACAGCCTAGTAAGTATTAATCTATGCAAGACACAAAAGAGAGATAGGGTTATTACATTGTTGGTAgcataaagataaaattatacGTTATGGAGTAATCAGTAGTAGAAATGCATCAGTAAGCAAAATTTTATCAAAAATTCTATGAAGTTTGTTATTAGTTATGATTACTAAGTTAATTTGAGGATTAGCATATATTCTTTAGTTTTCTACCCTTGTGAATTCTAACTTCAGTAGAATTTTtcaaccagaaaaagaaaataatggccCTCTAATCTATTaacaaaaaatatcaaacacctggtaataaaaataaagatgaaaacaattaTAGGAAATGAATATCAAAAACCAGTGAATTATTAGAGAGATTGGGAGAGAAGAATCAGTGGTGGaatgtttgttttgtaaaatgaTTTTCTGAGTTCAGCTATAAACTGTAATACAAAAAACGGTGGGTATATTGGTGTGTTTCTGTAACCTTAAAACTAGGTGAACTGAAATAGGCAGATCTTTTGGTTTGACTAGCCAGCCAATGTAGTTCAAGAAAGGTCCAGATTCCATAGGTgactctctcttaaaaaaatagaGTGAAGAAtacccaaagttgacctctgacccacAAAAACTTttcacacacatattaaaatcaCCATTGTTAGTGTATACTGGGAAATTTCTAACTATATCTCGAATTtctgtttacatgtgtttttggggaaagtgaaaaatgttttactatttaaactaattttaattatttaaactaATTTAATTCAATAATCTATTTATTAGctagaattttacttttaatctaagtgatttaataaaatatgagTGTTCATCTCATATGTTATGTGTTACCAGTGGGACTTCAGACAAATCATTATTTTCTCATCTAACCTTACTCCAGATGTTGTAAATGTGAGTAGATTTGAAAATCATGATAACTAGCTTGGGACTGGAACTAATGACAGATGAAATTAAGTAcagtatatattaaaaataaaaagtattattgcATTCAGTAAAATATTGTTATTTGATACTTCAATTTGCTCCCCTTTTTCACTCATTTTTGTTCCATTTGCTCctgacattttcatttcattattatttgattgttgttatttttagGACTTTATATCTAATCTCATTTTGCATGATTCTAAGCAAGCCTCCAATGGCTAAATTGCACCACTAGAAAAGTccactttattttccttcttataaaagtattttttcttgcatgtatTCCTTTGCTTTTGTTGACGTTTTTTGAGAAAACGGTTCACTTTACCACCAATGCTGTCCATGAGGTCCTCATTGCTTTACATAAGTTTCTATTTGGTAGAATCACATttctttataaacacatcagatGCCCAtatcctgtcagcaaacactttttggcatcaacaatagtgactgggtttggtggctgtctatGGTATGGTTGCTCAGATTAggtagtctctgaatgaccttttctttagtccctgctctactctttgcccCTTTATTTCCCCCAccatgagtgttttgttctccattctaagaaggaattaaacatccacattttagttttccttcttctttatcttcatgtgttctgtgaattttttcttatgtatttcaaacttttgggctaaaatccacttattagtgaatgcatTCTTTATCCCTTTTATTTTGGGATTCAATTAGGTTCTTACACTGACTAGACAGGGTCAACCCCACTGACTTCAATTTAAATCATGGATTATGTGTCGTAAATGCTCAAAGTAAGtactaaacagaagaaaaagtttcTAGCCTATAgacctttttttaaataaataaataatgtttaaaccTTAAAAGTTAGCATGTATGAATTATTTCTTATAAATTGCTGGATTGCAAAGATACAGGTATGTAGCCAGTTGCTTCTACAATGCTTAATTCACTACAacgatattttttttcttttaaaaagacattctaGCCAATGGAACCATATAATTTATCAAATAACTTGGAATTGCGTCTCCTTGGTCTGTCAGAGGACCCTGAACTGCAGCCCATCTTATTTGTACTGTTTCTGCTCATATACCTGCTCACTGACCTTGGAAATGTGCTCATCATCGTGGCCATCAGCTCTGATTCCCACCTCCACagtcccatgtacttcttcctctatCATCTGTCATTGTCTGACATGGGCTTCAGCAGCACCACCATTCCCAAAATGCTGAGAAACATTCAGACCAATAACAAATCCATAACTTATGCAGCCTGCCTAACTCAGgtgactttcttcttcctttttggaTGTATGGACAGCCTACTACTCACAGTGATGGCCTATGACAGATGGGTAGCCATTTGTCACCCTCTACACTACCAAGTCATTCTAAATCCTCGTCTGTGTAAATGTTTGGTCATAGTATCATTTTGTATCAGTCTCATGGATTCACAGGTACACTGCTTGATGGTGTCACAACTAAAATTTTGCACTAACATAGAAATCCCacatttcttctgtgatgttccagAGCTTCTAAGGCTTGCCTGCTCTGACTCCTCTATCAATAACATAGTCATATTTCTTGTCAGTATCATTGTTGGTTTCCTCCCTGCCTCAGGAATCTTTTACTcctactataaaattatttcctccATTATTAGAGTTCCCTCATTATTAGGGAAGTATAAAGCCTTTTCTACCTGTG
Protein-coding sequences here:
- the LOC116907406 gene encoding putative gustatory receptor clone PTE01, whose translation is MEPYNLSNNLELRLLGLSEDPELQPILFVLFLLIYLLTDLGNVLIIVAISSDSHLHSPMYFFLYHLSLSDMGFSSTTIPKMLRNIQTNNKSITYAACLTQVTFFFLFGCMDSLLLTVMAYDRWVAICHPLHYQVILNPRLCKCLVIVSFCISLMDSQVHCLMVSQLKFCTNIEIPHFFCDVPELLRLACSDSSINNIVIFLVSIIVGFLPASGIFYSYYKIISSIIRVPSLLGKYKAFSTCGSHLSVVCLFYGTGLGVYLSSSISSSSKDSVVASVMYTMVVPMMNPFIYSLRNRDIKKALQKCFSQITCYLPI